Part of the Aquimarina sp. MAR_2010_214 genome is shown below.
GGCTGTCACTTTATTATTAATTGAAAATCTAGAAGTAGTAAATGCATTTAAGAAAAAAATCCCTTTCTTAATTGTTCAAGATCACGAAACAGCAAGAACCATTTTATCTACTTTATTCGGAGGGATTTTATCTCTAACCGTTTTTAGTTTTACAATGGTAATGGTTGTTCTAAATCAGGCATCTACCAATTTTTCTCCCAGATTACTACCAGGATTAATTTCAAATAAAAGACATCAGATTATTCTTGGATTTTATATAGGTACTTTATTATATACTATTATTTTATTAATGTCTTTGGGTGCCTATGGTCCTTCAAAAAATGCTTTTGGTTTTTCTATTATGGTCTCGGCCAGTTTGGGCGCTTTATGCATAGGCCTATTCGTTTATTTCATTCATAGTATTTCACAAGCGATACAGATCCACAACATTATTAACAGGATATTTGCCAGAAGTAGTAAGTTATTGAAAGAAGAGAAAGAACAGCAAAAAGATAAAGATTTTACAAACTCTACTATTTTAAACAATAATTGGGACTTACTTACAAGCCGTAAAACCGGATACTATAGATCATTTGATATTTCTTTATTAGAAAATTCACTAAAAAAACAAAAAAACATAATTGAGATTTTGCCCTATGCAGATCAGCACATCTGGGAAGGAGAACCAATACTAAGAGTAAGAGATTCATTATCTGAAGATGAAATAGAATCGTTACATTTCTGTATGTATATTTTGTCTAATCGTCATGAAGATGATAGTGGTGTTGGCGGGATGATTAAATTAACCGAAGTAGCTGTAAAAGCATTATCGCCCGGAGTAAATGACCCAGGAACAGCTATTAACGCTATTTCAAAGCTCGGACAGCTATTATCACAAGCATTAAAGATTGAACCTAAGACTTTAGAAAAAATTTCGGGTTGTGAAATTTTGATAATTCATACTAAAATTTCTGCAGAAGAACTTATGAGAATTGTAGTGCAACCTATAAGAGAGTATGCAAAAACAGATAGCGCGGTAGCTTATGAATTAATGTCTGCTTTGATATATATATGGAACACAAAACAGGTTTGTACAAATTACCTAACCGCCATATCTAATGAAATAAAGGCACTTGAGATTGATTTAAAGACAAATATTAACAATAATCAAGATCTAAAACGTATCTTAGATTTAGTAGAATAATTTCGATGAAATAATACAATTATGGAAGCAGAACCTACATTGATTTGTATCCCCGATATTAGTGGATTTACTCGTTTTATGAGTTCTACAGATATAGAACTAAGCTCAAAAGTGATTCCGTCACTTCTCAATAAAGTGATTTACGCCAATAAACTTGATCTCAGGGTTTCAGAAATTGAAGGTGATGCTATTCTGTTTTATAAAACCGGACGGTTACCTACCTTTACCGAATTAGTATATCAATGTGAATTATTCTACACTGAATTTTATAAACAATTAAAAATATTACGTAAAAAGTACAAGCATGAAAAAGGAGGGGATAAGATTCCTGAAATTTTGGGCTTAAAGATTATACTTCATTACGGAAAACAAATAAGTGCAGTACCTATTGGTAAAAATATTAAATTAATGGGTGAAGATGTGATTATAGCCCATAGACTGCTTAAAAACAAAATTCCGATAGAAGAATATATTTTACTTTCAGAAGATCTACTGTCAGAATATAAAGAAGAGACAATCGAACGTAATTTCAGGTGGGGCGAGTTGCATGACCGTGAAACCGAATACCAACATATTGGAGAAGTTAATTACCGCTACATTAATTTGAAGCCTATATTAGAATAAACTTTTCTTTTTCCTTCACTATTGACAATTGAGTTAAGATAAATAGTAAATGAGCAAAAGAAGCCGTTTTACTTGAGATATCTTTGTATTGAACAAAAGGAATACTACTTCTTTAGTTCAATTTCAATAAAAAATTAATCTTAAAAAATTGCTATGAATTATTTGAATATGAATGAGAAAAAGCTTTTACCAGTTGTATTAGAATTAAATATTCTACTTGCAGATTATAATTTGTATTATCAAAAACTAAGAGGTTTTCACTGGAATATTTTAGGAAAAAATTTCTTTGACCTTCATCATAAATTTGAAGAATTATATAATGATGCTAAAATAAAAATTGATGAAATCGCAGAGCGTATTCTAACATTACAGCATCACCCGATAAGCCAATTTAAGGAATATATAAAAATGGCTACTGTAGAAGAAACTATACCATTAATGAAAGATACAGAGATGGTCAAAGAATTATTAGAGGATCATAAAAAATTATTAACTCAGATGAAGGTAGTGTTAACGCACGCAAATGAAGCAGGTGATGAAGGTACTATTGATATAATAGGAGCTTATATTAGAGAATTAGAGAAGCTAAGCTGGATGCTTAATGCTTGGTATAAGAATACAGCTGACCAATTAGATACTAGTTTGATAAAAGAATCATAGAAACAACAAAAAATAATAACCATTTAAAACTTACAAAATGAAGATAATTAAATTTGTAATAACACTACTAATAACTTTTTCACTTACAGGAGCCGTAGCCCAGGCTAATAAAGAAATTTTAAAAACTCGAATCACCAAAACGTATGAATTTAAAAAGGATGGTAAAACTATTCCTTACCGAGTGACTGTATATAAAACTGCAAAATCTGAGGTTGTGTTAGAAAAAGCTGATAAAGGAAAGTTAAATCAAGATAGAAAAATCACTCCAGAACAAGTCACTAAGTTAATTTATGTAGATAATGACATGTATAGCGATTATGATAAATATATTGTATTGCGTTATACCAAGGACGCTAATGATAGTTTCGAATTAAAGCCTACAGATAGAGGTTTTAAAGTAATAGTTGATAAGAAAAATGTAGAGTATATTTTTGGAGAAGGAGTGTATTTTGTAAATAATGAAGATAAAGATTTCTTTTTTGTAGATGAATTTGACTCGATTTAAAAGCTCTATCCAAGTATAAAATCAAATAAAACTCCTAGACTAGGAGTTTTATTTGATTTTATAGGATTCTAAGTTTAATAATACTTTTTTTTTAATGTATCTTAACAAGATATTAGATTTCAGAACATAATTAATTTATTTTTGTTTATTATATTTGATAAAAAATTAAACAAAAATAAATTCACAATCATTTTAAAAAATGTTAACAAAATCAACAACCGCCATAGAAATTAATATCACTGCTAAGGATACAGAAGGAACTGTTAGGCAGATTCAAGATGTTATAGGAGGGAAAATAGAGGAGCGGTGGGGAGAGTATACACTTATAGTTAATAATCTTAATGCACATGGATCAATTAGGTTTATTACTTTTGATTGGGGAGTAAATTTGTTAGAATATGATATTATATTTCATAAAGAGTTTATGTTGATTATGGATGCTTCAGAGTATAACCCTATTCATTTTACCTATTGTCTTACAGGGCATTGTGGACATCGATTTGGATACCAAAATGAAATACATACTTTAGAACAGTTTCAGTCTGTTATTGTTACCAGTCGAGATGGTGGATATAATTATGGTTATTTCCCGAAGGGAGAAAAATTAGAAATTAATGTAATACAAATTGCCAGAAAAAAATATTTAAAAAAAAGGCTTAATAATGTATCTCAGCTCAATGAAAAACTGTATCGGGTTTTTATGGATGAGGATCATGAGAAAGCTTTCGCTTATTTCGGAACGTTTAATCTAAAACTTGCAGATCAGATAGGAGCTTTGCGCAAAATAAAGCAAAAAGGGATGATACGAATTTTAAAGATAGAAGGTATGGTCTACCAAATTTTATCTACACATATCCAACAACATGATCGTGCTATAAAAGAAAAAGTATTACCTACAACACTTTTAAAACGAGAATTAAAATTAATTAGAAATTTGGCAAAGAAAATTATTAAAGACGTAGCAAAAGATTATTCTTTAGAACAACTGTCAGAAGAAACTGGGTTATCGCAAGCTAAGCTTCAGGAAGGATTTAAGTTGTTGTATACTAGGACGGTAACAGAGTACATTCGCCATGTGCGATTAGAAGCTGCAAGAGATTTAATAAGAACAACTGATATGAATATCTCAGAAATCGTATATTCTATTGGATTTAGTAGTAGAAGTTATTTCTCGAAAATTTTTAAAAAAAAGTATGATATTAGCCCTAATGATTTTAGAAACAGAACCGAATTACCTATTGGGGAAGTGATGGGGGTATCATAAAATATTATTTAAACAATCTTTTGATCAGATAAAAGATTCCATATTTTTTCACCGCACTAAGTAATGTCGAAACCCATTGATATGGTTGTAAATCTTCTTTAAATTCAGATTTCAAAAGTTTTATTTCTTCAAGGTTAATTTGCCTTTGCAAATTGAGTTTTCTCAGGTCTTGTTCTATTTCTTTAAAAGAGGTATATGTCTTATCCATAGGTTTGTTTTAATCAAAAAATTCTTGAGACATTTTTTTGATAATATTTTTATCAATTTGTTTACGTGCAAGGTATCCAATTCCTGTAACGACAAACAATGCTACTGCCATTAGGAGGCAAGCTAATGATGAATTGCCAATGAACTGCCCTAACCAGATAGCTCCAGATACTGTAAGAAAGATCAGTCCTAGAAAAAGCAAGCCGCCAATTATGGCTAACTTGCTTAAAAAGGAAAATGCTCTTGCTAACTGCTGAAATGCTTTCAGTTTATAATATTTCTGAGAAATCTTTATATAAGATTCACCTTTATCTACGGCTTTATTAGAAGTCTCATGTATAGCATCAAAAACTCCCATTATGATTTCTGTAGTTTTTTATTTCTTGCTTTTAACTCTCTAAGTTTTTTTTCAAGAGTAGTAATCACATCATCTGCCTTATAACTTACATCGGATACCAAAGATTCGACCCTGGTGTCTAATGTTTCTTTCTGTGAAGAAACTGTGTCTACAATTTTGTGTTGTAAATTTGACGCTTCTTTTGCTAAATGATCTTTTGTCGTTTGTGCTTCTTGTGCAATTCGCTTTCTTGTATTGCTGCCTTTGTCAGGAGCAAAAAGAATTCCTAAAGTGGCTCCTATAGCAGTCCCTGCCAAAATTCCTAGAAATGTGTTACTATCATTACTCATTGTATTGTCTTTTATGTTTTTAAAATTATTTACTACAAATTTCAAAAAAAAATAGTGTTTGGCTTAACTCAAATCATATGGATGTTAACGGAAATGATTTTTGCAAACGAATTAATATTTAAATGGAAAGCGTTAACCTCATTTCACCAAGGTAAATACCTTTATAGTTGATAAGATAAAAAAAAGTCAAACACAGTAATTACTCAATATCCATCTACAGGGAGATTAAAAGAAATAAAACCTTTTAGGCATACTATTCTAATCTAGGTAAAGCAAGGAATGTCTGCTTTTGGTGAAGAAGTTATTTGGTCCTGTAGCAATTGTTATTAAGACAGAAGGCCGAGAAAATGCTTTTGAGCTAACAAAAATTTCAACTTTTAGCCTTGGCACAATGATCTTTACTGAAAAATATTGAGGTTGTAAGAAAACAGATAAGGGATATACAAGATAGAGCTTTTTTGTAAATGAAATTTATAAAGAAAATATCACTGTCAAAACACCAATGACTATTAGAATGGGTAAGTTACAAGGTAATACCTCGGTGTACTCAAGAAAATTTGAAGTATTCGCTACTCTTATTCCTGCGATTGATAGAGTTTCTAAATGGTCAAAATCTTTTGAGTCTCAATTGGTATTCACAGGTTAGAAATGAATGATTTTACTTCCAACAAAAACCCTATGTTTATATAAACATAGGGTTTTTGTTTTTCAATTTATCAAAATAGCCTTTAGTATATAACTTTCGAGAATCTCATAATGCTGTATTTGTGCTTAGGATTTCCCAATAAGACATTTCTGAGTAATTGGTACATTTCCTTTTTTCATTTTGGGTTTTCCAATAACTGATTTCAGTTTGAAGTTTTTTTGAGTTTTTGTTAGTTTGGGATGTTCCATTTTTATTGGGCATATATTATAAATTCTTGTTTTTATTTGGTTGATAATGTAATTTGTTGATGTGTAGACATTTATATTGTATGCACCAGTGCATTAATATTATGACGCTCTACTAGTCTTTCGGTGAAGGCTTTGTGCCCTTTTGGAGCTAATAAATGAAGTTTTCCTCGTTTCATCCCAGCCATAAAACTTAAAACTTTCCACTTTACGACTAATTTCTTAGCATTATTATTTTTTAAAGCAATATCAGAGTAGTGCTTAGCTCCACCATAGGTAGTAAATGATAAATCTGCTCGTATTTTTTCATTAGTAGATTTGCTGGTAAAGACTTTTGGATCTTCATAACCTTCAGCAATAGATTTCACAATTTTTGTAGGCTTTTTTTCGACCCAAGAAAGGGCTTTCTTGATATATCTGTTCTTTTTCATAATTTAAATTTTTAATATTTCTATTTCATAGAATCACGTCTATTTATAGCCTAATTAAATTGTAATTGCTTTTTTGGGCTTCATATTGATCTTAACTTTTTTTCGAATACCTCTTAGATATGCCTTACTTCCAAAAAACTTTTTTCTAAGTCCTGGCCTTTGAATATTATTTCTGTTTTTCATAATAATTTTTGTTGTTGTATCTACCTACAGTACCAGTACTAATGCTAATGCATATAAAGCGATTGATACAGTAACTAAAAGAGTTAATGATTTAAATAATCTTTTTTTAAATTTCATTTAGAGAGGTAATTTTTAAAAATTATTTTATCTATGAATAGCATACCTACTGGCACTCGGTAAATCTTTTAAAAATTGAATAAAGGGGGTAAAGTAAATTTTGAGATATCTGTAATAAATTTGCATAATTAAGTGATTTTAGTGTGAATAAATTCGTGTTTAACTTTATATAAAAGTTGTTATCAAAGCCATTATAAAAACAAAAGTTGAAACAACTGTTAATATGAGTAAAGAGCTTTTTCGATTGTTATCCAAAATATTTTTTTTTCGATTAATAATTGATTTTTTTGAAAAATGGATATGTAAAATGCAATATCATTATAATAATTGTCAAACTTTGAAACTTAAAATTTTGTCTAATTATTTACTATTGAATTCTAAATAGGCTTGTATGAAAGTCAATAACTAAAACTAAATGCAGGACTGCATCAGAAAAGATTAAATGTTTTTTTAGAAAATATTGATTCCTCAATCATACACTAGTAATATAAGTTCTAAGATAAATTTGTCAAGTGCTTTAACGTGGTTTAACCTTATTAAGAATTATTTAACATAAGTAGTGTTAAAAATAAAACTTATGTGTTAATGAAATTAACAAAAACAAATTCTATTTTTTAATTTAATTTTTATAAAAAAATATAAAAACGAGCGAATTTTATTTAAAAAAAGCTCTCTTTTTATTAAAAATCATATAATTTAAGATAAATATACTTTGTTCGAATGTGTGTTTAGGGTAATAAGAATGTCTTAATAAGATCATAATTTTATTTCTAAATGCTTGATAAATTCATATCCCATATCAAAATAACCTTTTTATAACGAATTGAAAAAAGTTTAAATCACTTCAATATATAATCTTAATAGAATTCATTCCAGGTACTAAAAAAGCACCAGCAATGATTCCTGCACGCACTCCAGCAATGATGTTTGAGTATGTTATATTCCTGTAAAGAGTACTGTGCCTAAATTATTGAATCCTCTTACGGAACACTACTTAGAACTAATCTAGTTTTTTTACGGATTAAAGAATTTAATAATTTTTCAAAGGTTGTTTTTCAAACGTATTGGTATTTAAGACGTAGACCAAGCGGTAAACATCCAATGTCTTTTTTCTAACCTTCTCATAAACTGGGTAACAATTTCTTCGGTTACTGTATCTCCAGAATCTAAAGCTGCATTTAATACATCTAATAATGAATCGTGTAATATTCTAAAATCTTTAAGTACTTCTTGTACCATGTCCAAAGGAGCTAGGTCATCTTCTAGTTCCTTGATATTAGCTAGACCTATATGCTGTTGTAAAGTGTATTTAGGTTTTAATCCAAATACTCTAATTCTTTCTGCTATGGTGTCGGTTTGTGCTTTTACTTCGTTGTATTCTATTTCGAATTGTTCGTGCAATTCAAAAAAATCACCTCCTTCTACATTCCAATGAAATGTTCGTAATTTGTGATATTGTACAATATAATTAGCTAAAAGTTTATTTAGAGCGACCACGATTTCGGCCGTTTCAAGGTAAGTAAAACCTAATTTTTTGTATGCTTTTTGTTTTTTTAATGTACTTTCCATAATTTTCATATATTTACTGTTATTTTACTATCTGTCCTTCAGATAGTATAATTTTAGATTCAGGTTTGGTTAATTTTTCATATTCTTTTACTAGTGTTTTAATTTTTTATAGGACTGATTTTAAGGTGTATACGCTTTTAATTAAGCATAACGACGTTTAAGATTTTGATTTTAATTTCAAGTAAATAAAAGTCGGTAAACATCTTTAACACTATTGATGTTAATGTTAACTCATATAAGATTTACCGAATAAAGTAGGGATGAAGAAGTGGATTCAGATATGTTAACAATATTGGCTAAGTTCTAATTAGAATATGTTTTATCTTTACTTTATAAAAACGGAGAAATGATACCAGAAGATTTTAGAGATTTTTTCATTAGTTCATCGGCTTTGGTTCAATCAGAAATTGTTTCCACATTATTGGAGATCTCTACTGAGGGTTCAGCCCTGATTGATAGCAATCAGAGTAAAGCCATAAGCTGTCCTCATTGTAAGTGCAATAAAATTAAGGCTAATGGTAAGCTCAAAGGAGTACAGCGCTATGTTTGTAATACTTGTCATAAAAACTTTAGTGAAACTACCGGTAAGTTCTGGTACAACCTCAAGAAGAAAGACAAAGTTAATCGTTATTTATTCTGTTTACTCTCTGGATATAGTATTCGCAAGAGTGCCAAAGAAACAGGGATTTCTATTCAGACTTCTTTTGATTGGAGGCACAAATTACTTGTCTCCTTTGGGAGCGTAAGTGTGGATGAATTCCAAGGAATCCTAGAGAGTGATGATCTTTTCTTTGCTTACTCTGAAAAAGGGAATCGAAATTTGGATCGTCCTGCTAGAAAACGTGGCGCAAAGGCAAGTAAAGCTGGTCTCAGTAATGAAAAAGTAGCTGTGATAGCCAGTTGTGACCGATCAGGGAACAAAGATTTCAAAGTAGCTACCAGAGGTCGCATTAGTAAAAGTGACTTGGAGACTATATTACAAGGGAAGTTGGCTAAAGTAGAAACCCTTTGTAGCGACAGTCACAGAAGCTATACTGCATTTGCAAAAGACAAGAAGGTAGCACACAAAAAATTTAATGCTTCGAAGGGTCAAAGAGCTGTTGACAAAATATATCACGTACAAAATGTGAATAATATGGATATGCGTCTAAGGAAATTTATGGAGCCCTTCAATGGAGTGGCAACAAAATACCTTCAGAATTATCTGAATTGGTTTTTAGTCTTAGAAAAAATAAAAAATTCAACCAGTAAAATGGCAACCGTAGCAGCTATAGCCTTTGCTTCCAATACTGCCTGGATGGAATTTAAAAACATAGTAGTAAATAATATGCTTTTTAGAACTTAGCCACAATATTTAATCATTGTCTTTTTGATTATAATATAGTTTTAGAGCCATTTTTTTCTTCTGAAAAAAATAAGAAGACCAACAAATAAAGTTATCATTATACCCCATAAGATATAATAGGCATTTTGATATTTGAGTTCTGGCATGTGATCAAAATTCATTCCGTATACACCAACTATAAAAGTTAAAGGAATAAAAATGGTAGCAATAATGGTTAGGACTTTCATTATACCGTTCATTTTATTACTTATAGTGGTCATGTACATATCCATAAGTCCCCAGATCATTTCGCGATACACATCAATATTTTCATTAATATGAATAATATGATCATAAAGGTCTTTGAAATAGTCTATATGTTTTTCTTGAATAAGATCAGTTTCAGATTTTACAATTCTTCCAATGATCTCACGCAGTGGTAAGATACTTCTGCGAATTCTGAGAATCTCTCTTTTTAATGACTGGATATCCTGAGTTATCGTATCATCTGGTTGTTCTACAAAAAGTTGCTCTTCTAGAAGTTCTACTTTCTCACCCAAATCCTCAATCACTACAAAATAATTATCAAAAATAGCATCTATCAATGCAAAAGCAAGATAATCAGCCTCAGAGCTTCTGATTCGACTTTTAGCATTAGTTATACGTGCTCGAACTGGTTCAAAGATATCCTCCTCGGATTCTTGAAAAGTAATTACGTATCCTTTACCCAATACTATAGAAATATGCTCGATTATAAATTCTTTATTTTTATTAAAATACATCATTTTAAGTACCAGGAAAAGATAAGTGT
Proteins encoded:
- a CDS encoding DUF2254 domain-containing protein; this translates as MKTALKFLKKLKSTIFSSIAFYPVLISVAFLLLAVTLLLIENLEVVNAFKKKIPFLIVQDHETARTILSTLFGGILSLTVFSFTMVMVVLNQASTNFSPRLLPGLISNKRHQIILGFYIGTLLYTIILLMSLGAYGPSKNAFGFSIMVSASLGALCIGLFVYFIHSISQAIQIHNIINRIFARSSKLLKEEKEQQKDKDFTNSTILNNNWDLLTSRKTGYYRSFDISLLENSLKKQKNIIEILPYADQHIWEGEPILRVRDSLSEDEIESLHFCMYILSNRHEDDSGVGGMIKLTEVAVKALSPGVNDPGTAINAISKLGQLLSQALKIEPKTLEKISGCEILIIHTKISAEELMRIVVQPIREYAKTDSAVAYELMSALIYIWNTKQVCTNYLTAISNEIKALEIDLKTNINNNQDLKRILDLVE
- a CDS encoding DUF2652 domain-containing protein; the protein is MEAEPTLICIPDISGFTRFMSSTDIELSSKVIPSLLNKVIYANKLDLRVSEIEGDAILFYKTGRLPTFTELVYQCELFYTEFYKQLKILRKKYKHEKGGDKIPEILGLKIILHYGKQISAVPIGKNIKLMGEDVIIAHRLLKNKIPIEEYILLSEDLLSEYKEETIERNFRWGELHDRETEYQHIGEVNYRYINLKPILE
- a CDS encoding Dps family protein, with the translated sequence MNYLNMNEKKLLPVVLELNILLADYNLYYQKLRGFHWNILGKNFFDLHHKFEELYNDAKIKIDEIAERILTLQHHPISQFKEYIKMATVEETIPLMKDTEMVKELLEDHKKLLTQMKVVLTHANEAGDEGTIDIIGAYIRELEKLSWMLNAWYKNTADQLDTSLIKES
- a CDS encoding helix-turn-helix domain-containing protein, yielding MLTKSTTAIEINITAKDTEGTVRQIQDVIGGKIEERWGEYTLIVNNLNAHGSIRFITFDWGVNLLEYDIIFHKEFMLIMDASEYNPIHFTYCLTGHCGHRFGYQNEIHTLEQFQSVIVTSRDGGYNYGYFPKGEKLEINVIQIARKKYLKKRLNNVSQLNEKLYRVFMDEDHEKAFAYFGTFNLKLADQIGALRKIKQKGMIRILKIEGMVYQILSTHIQQHDRAIKEKVLPTTLLKRELKLIRNLAKKIIKDVAKDYSLEQLSEETGLSQAKLQEGFKLLYTRTVTEYIRHVRLEAARDLIRTTDMNISEIVYSIGFSSRSYFSKIFKKKYDISPNDFRNRTELPIGEVMGVS
- a CDS encoding DUF6327 family protein; the protein is MDKTYTSFKEIEQDLRKLNLQRQINLEEIKLLKSEFKEDLQPYQWVSTLLSAVKKYGIFYLIKRLFK
- a CDS encoding YtxH domain-containing protein — encoded protein: MSNDSNTFLGILAGTAIGATLGILFAPDKGSNTRKRIAQEAQTTKDHLAKEASNLQHKIVDTVSSQKETLDTRVESLVSDVSYKADDVITTLEKKLRELKARNKKLQKS
- a CDS encoding Dps family protein, which produces MESTLKKQKAYKKLGFTYLETAEIVVALNKLLANYIVQYHKLRTFHWNVEGGDFFELHEQFEIEYNEVKAQTDTIAERIRVFGLKPKYTLQQHIGLANIKELEDDLAPLDMVQEVLKDFRILHDSLLDVLNAALDSGDTVTEEIVTQFMRRLEKRHWMFTAWSTS
- a CDS encoding IS1595 family transposase — its product is MIPEDFRDFFISSSALVQSEIVSTLLEISTEGSALIDSNQSKAISCPHCKCNKIKANGKLKGVQRYVCNTCHKNFSETTGKFWYNLKKKDKVNRYLFCLLSGYSIRKSAKETGISIQTSFDWRHKLLVSFGSVSVDEFQGILESDDLFFAYSEKGNRNLDRPARKRGAKASKAGLSNEKVAVIASCDRSGNKDFKVATRGRISKSDLETILQGKLAKVETLCSDSHRSYTAFAKDKKVAHKKFNASKGQRAVDKIYHVQNVNNMDMRLRKFMEPFNGVATKYLQNYLNWFLVLEKIKNSTSKMATVAAIAFASNTAWMEFKNIVVNNMLFRT
- the corA gene encoding magnesium/cobalt transporter CorA, with protein sequence MRKHRLVHKKTKKPKSSKSLGKAPGTVVYIGEKEHLSTKIEIQNYTKDTFEVKDTDDIDKTFILKSNEHITWINVNGLSHTNEITRIGQHYGLHPLIIEDIVNTDQRPKIDEYDTYLFLVLKMMYFNKNKEFIIEHISIVLGKGYVITFQESEEDIFEPVRARITNAKSRIRSSEADYLAFALIDAIFDNYFVVIEDLGEKVELLEEQLFVEQPDDTITQDIQSLKREILRIRRSILPLREIIGRIVKSETDLIQEKHIDYFKDLYDHIIHINENIDVYREMIWGLMDMYMTTISNKMNGIMKVLTIIATIFIPLTFIVGVYGMNFDHMPELKYQNAYYILWGIMITLFVGLLIFFRRKKWL